Genomic window (Candidatus Eisenbacteria bacterium):
GGATGCTGGGGTACTTCTCCCCCGGCAGGCTGGCGAACGAGCCGGCTTCCACCGCCACACGGTCTTCCTTGACGAGGCCGGTGTAGAGGCGGCTCGACCGGCCGCGGCCCAGGATGTCCGCGAGCGCCAGGTAGGCTTGGTAGCGGCGATCGTTCCGATCCGGCATGTGATAGGCGAGGAAGGCCATCGGCTGCGCCTCGTCCTCCATCACCAGGCGCTTCTCGGCCTTCTGAGGCGGCTCCACCGTGTCGACCGGCGGGGGTACCGGCGCGTCGGGGATTCCGGAGAAGTACTTCCGCGCGAGCTTCTGCACGGTGGCGAAGTCGACATCCCCCACCAAGGCGATCGTCATGTTCTTGGCGACGTAGTGGCGGCGATAGAACTCCTCCGCCTCCTCGCGGGTGAACGACTCGAGATCGGATCGGTGTCCGACCAGGCCGTTCCCATAGGGATGGGCGACGAACGCGGTCTGGAGCAGCTCCTCCACGAGACGCCCCGAGGGAGAGGACTCGATCCGCATCCGGCGCTCCTCGATCACCACGTCGCGCTCCTTGTAGAACTCGCGAAGCACGGGGTTGGCCAGCCGGTCTCCCTCCATCATCGCCCACAGCTCGAGCTTGTTGGAGGGAAGATCGTAGTAGAACTCCGTCGCGTCGAAGCCGGTGCCCGCGTTGAGGCCGTTCGCCCCCTCCTGCTCGAGGATCGAGCCGAAGTCATTGGACACGACATAGCGGCCGGCTTCCTCTTGGGCAGCCTTGAAAAGAGTCTCCAGCTCGCGGATCCGGGTCGAATCGGCGCGATGCCGCTTCCGCCTCTCGGCGAGCAGATCTGCCCACGCTCGATCGACCTTCGCGAGGGACTCCTTCTCGCTCGGGAAGTCGGTCGTCCCGATGTGGGGAGTCCCTTTGAAGGCCATGTGCTCGAACATGTGCGCTATCCCCGTCACCCCCGCGACCTC
Coding sequences:
- a CDS encoding insulinase family protein, with protein sequence MICSRFVIAGVALALLFAVSGALGAGGGEEPGGFAGLENQVREFTLPNGLTFLVLERREVPVFAFRTYVDAGSVDEVAGVTGIAHMFEHMAFKGTPHIGTTDFPSEKESLAKVDRAWADLLAERRKRHRADSTRIRELETLFKAAQEEAGRYVVSNDFGSILEQEGANGLNAGTGFDATEFYYDLPSNKLELWAMMEGDRLANPVLREFYKERDVVIEERRMRIESSPSGRLVEELLQTAFVAHPYGNGLVGHRSDLESFTREEAEEFYRRHYVAKNMTIALVGDVDFATVQKLARKYFSGIPDAPVPPPVDTVEPPQKAEKRLVMEDEAQPMAFLAYHMPDRNDRRYQAYLALADILGRGRSSRLYTGLVKEDRVAVEAGSFASLPGEKYPSILFVYTVPAPGTDPDSVVSAFDRRVGGLLRERPVTQEELDGYKTRARARFWREIQSNQGMAGQLAYYQMMTGDWRNLFKQIDQVNAVRVEDVMKAARESLREENRTVAVLRQKSAS